One window of the Populus nigra chromosome 4, ddPopNigr1.1, whole genome shotgun sequence genome contains the following:
- the LOC133690892 gene encoding uncharacterized protein LOC133690892 yields the protein MAKRSEFAQKLLDDLRLRKERMAVSQSSKGSKSAAPDVYANSKQTHRGSIEMKTHKSNGIRSGSAHNKTSGSNRTLSRGETSTEIVPYGKGRSSKQIGDLSMALAFALENGGKLRRMDSSGNSSMLGFLHQIGRRSVEVGRMERSGIDRHDTSSNRFPTLSHIHIKEISKGAQKLHQILRACSNGLNFESYSIEIGKELLKGAMDLEESLRMLVNLQEASEYMITPQSKTRITLLDEDDDDDEDNFVRAAEHKQLALPRFSFDKPSRNSHHIQEVARTDLRQRLMALTYSSEATNFNHDKHILRTSNSASHKKSSSHGSTSKTSAALSEQKNQSSSSKSKPEKVRIPNVIAKLMGLEEVPENADSKHAKKESSPKQKTERNVTNKSAEGSTTRERGTKDAENSVFTVRKQKQMQPNQIKMLQDPKNALQAEKNLPNHHASFEMTMHDGKPPKKEVEGMKSERGSNKANVKMDRHQSNNIQTSQSTGKRKTVQDNTKTREQKGKERGETRELIRKPELHQMASLAQNGAGSALTMQWQIEHNASILETEKRDENRYIYNDQPKSSNDTGFRQPQTFQNFEQEDTKHHAGEREWQIARQKIQDRTQKASTEVMSKNTTAPMNDIVNSQKRHSQTNQATPSSRSSKESVDGVPSKGFPTGRQHEDLVYGISSNNIQASLKDSKTMNSNQHCSPIDLKHDMMKKISNPTMQEKQAHPPATQNVMNTKGLKAKTPRRIDELVTRKSGTPHSLARPQKHQTSTSQEGKQKRREKLGGKVEQVRAIRSREAEARIVKSSKSMEIIQQSDVLEDLHSKVEQASNYYSPVEDKSQILKGPNILVQTDSCQSTVSTVTNEQQGQKLGRDQQQSHNFVLDSLNGTRQNSKDIAEPSKMEKQKASKLVAPEPLSESENHLKLILIRSQLFLNTVEALFKLDIPLGILRTGSEEYHDEESKLILDCGYEIMKRKGKKEELSVHPLMEISTTCVKVKSLDKLIKELHKDLEKLKFYGRNGNAECLVEDYLPKMVECDVYSWDLDVNCMWDFGWDKMFGFLEKDDIVRDVEKSMLNGLLDEVTRDLLPVF from the exons ATGGCTAAGAGGTCGGAATTTGCACAGAAGCTGTTAGACGATCTCCGGTTGAGGAAGGAACGAATGGCTGTGTCTCAGAGCTCAAAAGGTTCGAAATCAGCTGCTCCAG ATGTATATGCCAATTCCAAGCAAACTCACAGAGGATCCATAGAAATGAAGACCCATAAAAGT AATGGCATTAGGAGTGGAAGCGCGCACAATAAAACTAGTGGAAGCAATAGAACACTCTCCCGTGGAGAAACTTCAACAGAGATTGTTCCTTATGGGAAAGGTCGAAGCTCGAAGCAAATAGGAGATCTGTCCATGGCACTGGCTTTTGCCCTTGAGAATGGTGGAAAACTCAGAAGAATGGATTCGTCTGGCAATAGTTCAATGCTAGGTTTCCTGCATCAAATTGGCAGAAGATCAGTGGAAGTGGGGAGGATGGAAAGAAGTGGTATTGATAGACATGACACTTCAAGCAACCGTTTCCCTACCCTCTCGCATATCCACATCAAAGAAATATCAAAAGGTGCACAGAAGTTACATCAGATCCTGAGAGCTTGTTCAAATGGCCTTAACTTTGAATCATATTCAATAGAAATTGGCAAGGAACTACTCAAAGGGGCCATGGATTTGGAAGAGTCTTTGAGGATGCTTGTAAACCTGCAAGAAGCTTCAGAATATATGATCACCCCACAGAGCAAAACTCGTATCACGTTGCTTGATGAGGATGACGACGACGATGAAGACAACTTCGTCAGAGCAGCTGAGCATAAACAACTTGCTCTGCCAAGGTTCTCCTTTGACAAGCCCTCAAGAAATTCTCATCACATTCAGGAAGTTGCAAGGACTGATCTCAGGCAGAGGCTAATGGCTCTGACTTATTCATCAGAAGCTACAAATTTCAACCATGATAAACACATTTTACGCACCTCAAATTCAGCTTCTCACAAGAAATCGTCTAGCCATGGCTCCACGTCAAAGACTTCAGCAGCATTATCTGAACAGAAGAACCAGTCGAGTTCATCAAAATCCAAACCAGAAAAGGTGAGAATTCCAAATGTAATTGCAAAACTAATGGGCCTGGAGGAGGTTCCAGAAAATGCAGATTCAAAACACGCAAAGAAAGAGTCAAGTCCCAAGCAGAAAACTGAAAGGAATGTCACAAATAAATCTGCAGAAGGAAGCACTACACGAGAACGCGGGACAAAAGATGCTGAGAATTCAGTGTTCAcagtaagaaaacaaaaacagatgCAGCCCAATCAAATTAAGATGCTCCAGGACCCAAAAAATGCCTTGCAAGCAGAAAAGAACCTGCCAAATCACCATGCTAGCTTTGAAATGACTATGCATGATGGAAAGCCACCCAAGAAAGAGGTGGAAGGGATGAAATCAGAGAGAGGCTCGAATAAAGCTAATGTGAAAATGGATAGGCACCAAAGCAACAACATCCAAACGAGCCAAAGCACAGGAAAGCGAAAAACTGTTCAGGACAATACTAAGACCAGAGAGCAGAAAGGGAAAGAACGAGGTGAAACAAGAGAATTAATCCGAAAGCCTGAGCTGCATCAAATGGCATCACTGGCACAAAATGGAGCGGGATCTGCACTTACAATGCAATGGCAAATAGAGCACAACGCAAGTATTCTTGAAACAGAAAAGAGAGATGAAAACAGGTACATTTACAACGATCAACCGAAGTCCTCCAATGATACTGGATTCCGACAGCCTCAAACATTCCAGAACTTTGAACAAGAAGACACAAAACATCATGCTGGAGAGAGAGAGTGGCAGATTGCTAGACAGAAGATTCAAGATAGAACTCAAAAGGCGAGTACTGAAGTAATGTCCAAGAACACGACTGCCCCCATGAACGACATTGTGAATTCCCAAAAAAGGCATTCACAGACAAACCAGGCAACTCCTAGCAGTAGAAGTTCTAAAGAATCAGTTGATGGAGTGCCATCCAAAGGGTTTCCAACTGGCAGGCAACATGAAGATCTTGTCTACGGAATAAGTTCTAATAATATCCAGGCTAGCTTGAAAGATTCAAAGACCATGAACTCGAATCAACATTGCTCCCCAATCGATCTGAAACATGATATGATGAAGAAAATCAGCAATCCAACTATGCAAGAAAAGCAAGCTCATCCACCAGCCACACAGAATGTGATGAATACCAAGGGACTAAAAGCTAAGACTCCTCGAAGGATTGATGAACTAGTGACAAGAAAAAGCGGAACCCCACACAGCTTGGCAAGGCCGCAAAAACATCAGACTTCTACATCGCAAGAAGGTAAACAGAAAAGGCGCGAAAAACTTGGTGGCAAAGTTGAACAAGTGAGAGCCATCAGGTCTAGAGAAGCAGAGGCACGCATTGTTAAATCCAGCAAATCAATGGAAATCATCCAGCAATCGGATGTGTTGGAAGATCTGCATAGTAAAGTTGAACAAGCATCCAACTATTATAGTCCTGTGGAAGACAAAAGCCAAATCCTGAAAGGACCAAATATCCTAGTTCAAACAGACAGT TGTCAAAGCACAGTCTCAACGGTGACAAATGAGCAACAAGGTCAGAAATTGGGCAGGGATCAACAGCAATCTCACaactttgttttggattcacTTAATG GAACTCGTCAAAACAGCAAAGATATTGCTGAACCCTCAAAAATGGAGAAGCAAAAAGCATCGAAATTGGTGGCACCAGAGCCACTAAGTGAAAGTGAAAACCACCTGAAGCTGATCCTGATAAGAAGTCAACTATTCCTTAACACAGTAGAGGCACTGTTCAAACTCGACATCCCTCTGGGCATTCTCCGTACTGGTAGTGAAGAGTATCACGACGAAGAAAGCAAGCTCATATTAGACTGCGGATACGAGAtaatgaaaaggaaaggaaaaaaggaagagCTCAGTGTCCATCCATTGATGGAAATATCTACAACTTGTGTTAAGGTGAAATCTTTGGACAAGTTGATCAAGGAATTGCACAAAGACTTGGAGAAGTTGAAATTCTACGGTAGAAATGGTAATGCTGAGTGTCTTGTTGAAGATTACCTGCCGAAAATGGTGGAATGTGATGTGTACAGCTGGGATTTAGATGTGAACTGCATGTGGGACTTCGGTTGGGACAAGATGTTTGGATTTCTTGAAAAAGATGATATTGTAAGGGATGTTGAGAAGTCCATGCTTAATGGCCTACTCGATGAAGTTACCAGAGACCTTC